One Anguilla rostrata isolate EN2019 chromosome 15, ASM1855537v3, whole genome shotgun sequence genomic window carries:
- the LOC135240734 gene encoding mid1-interacting protein 1-B-like: MMQISDSYNQKHSLFNAMNRFIAAVNNMDQTVMVPSLLRDVPLLDEKEVDSVRTAGNGPDAYFYDRDVYSYYVLLKSIRDDIEWGVFQAEDRRKDKVDITALDLSRMEKEGEGEDLEKLFHYHLSGLHTVLSKLTRKANTLTNRYKQEIGIGAWGH; the protein is encoded by the coding sequence ATGATGCAGATTTCTGACTCCTACAATCAGAAACACTCCCTCTTCAATGCCATGAATCGCTTTATTGCTGCAGTTAACAACATGGATCAGACCGTCATGGTGCCCAGTCTTTTAAGAGATGTGCCACTGTTGGATGAGAAGGAGGTGGATTCAGTCAGGACGGCCGGAAACGGACCGGATGCCTACTTCTATGACAGGGACGTGTATAGTTACTACGTTCTGCTGAAGTCCATCAGAGACGATATCGAGTGGGGTGTGTTTCAGGCCGAGGATAGGAGGAAGGATAAGGTCGACATCACCGCCCTGGACCTTTCCAGAATGGAAAAGGAAGGCGAGGGCGAGGACCTGGAGAAACTTTTTCACTACCACCTGAGCGGACTGCACACGGTTCTGTCCAAGCTGACACGGAAGGCGAACACCCTCACCAACAGATACAAGCAGGAAATCGGCATCGGTGCCTGGGGTCACTGA